Proteins from a genomic interval of Bdellovibrionota bacterium:
- a CDS encoding SH3 domain-containing protein, giving the protein MLAVSAEFGSAHAADVYREGIVQASSVQVFSSFDTSYFPLASLLKGEKVRVYGKQGTRYFVRYTKNMEERTGWVEAGAILVQKLVRPEDTVGKKKTYSGTVVGRRAMVRKAPDIEANVLTKFKEGDRVQVLSQNKEWYRLRLEYLDGSVGEGWIEKPLVRLDTEGKSNSKAAVAHATGISAEVPARPNSAVVGPREPTTEPATATASAVEGGDQNLRLGLGPVFNIHRYGTTQFRIGAAYEHQVAPKVTVGVPFSYAMGGGFSDIQGGVDLAILARRWGRLEMIPRVGALLDYYYGNDRSFIAVAALIALRFEYRMSDGFSWYMEPVSAEVSPYATEGVPWFVRGQALLGGKFRW; this is encoded by the coding sequence TTGCTGGCGGTCTCGGCCGAGTTCGGGTCCGCTCATGCAGCCGATGTTTATCGGGAAGGCATCGTTCAAGCCTCCTCCGTACAAGTGTTCAGCAGTTTTGACACAAGTTATTTCCCCCTGGCCAGTCTATTGAAGGGAGAGAAGGTGCGCGTGTACGGAAAACAGGGCACCCGGTACTTCGTCCGTTACACGAAAAATATGGAGGAACGGACCGGATGGGTGGAAGCAGGCGCGATTCTCGTGCAAAAACTTGTGCGACCCGAAGATACCGTCGGAAAGAAGAAAACCTACTCCGGAACGGTTGTGGGGCGTCGAGCGATGGTTCGAAAGGCTCCAGATATCGAAGCGAATGTGCTGACGAAGTTCAAGGAAGGGGACCGCGTTCAAGTCCTTTCCCAGAACAAGGAATGGTACCGGCTGCGTCTCGAGTATTTGGATGGATCGGTGGGGGAGGGATGGATTGAGAAGCCGCTGGTTCGCTTGGATACGGAAGGGAAATCGAATTCCAAGGCGGCTGTTGCACACGCAACAGGAATTTCAGCCGAGGTACCGGCGAGGCCAAATTCGGCCGTCGTGGGTCCGAGGGAGCCGACGACCGAACCCGCGACAGCAACGGCTTCGGCGGTCGAGGGAGGCGATCAGAATCTTCGTCTTGGACTTGGTCCGGTTTTTAATATTCATCGGTATGGAACGACGCAGTTTCGGATCGGCGCGGCTTATGAGCATCAGGTCGCTCCGAAGGTTACGGTGGGGGTCCCGTTTTCCTACGCGATGGGGGGTGGATTTTCGGATATTCAGGGCGGAGTCGACTTGGCGATCTTGGCCCGACGCTGGGGAAGACTGGAGATGATCCCACGGGTCGGAGCGCTGCTGGACTATTATTATGGAAACGACCGGTCGTTCATTGCTGTGGCCGCCCTCATCGCTCTTCGATTCGAATATCGAATGAGCGATGGATTTTCGTGGTACATGGAACCGGTTTCCGCCGAAGTTTCTCCGTATGCCACAGAAGGCGTTCCCTGGTTTGTTCGAGGGCAGGCCCTTCTAGGAGGAAAATTCCGATGGTGA
- a CDS encoding DUF2914 domain-containing protein → MRKLWNILVLVVLVPFLSHCAKQGKSVTPSPAPEKKETIVGKTAEKKAVTEKAEEKKSADGLHILEAVVCRSIENRAPVGTSNAFPADVGRLYVFTKLATTESDSSIMHVWYFGNKEVGTVKLPVRGPQWRTYSSKTVNPSQKGEWRVEVKTANDHLLESVSFKVE, encoded by the coding sequence GTGAGAAAACTTTGGAATATTTTGGTTTTGGTGGTTCTGGTCCCCTTTCTTTCCCATTGCGCCAAGCAAGGAAAGTCCGTAACTCCTTCCCCTGCCCCTGAGAAAAAGGAAACAATCGTCGGAAAAACTGCGGAAAAGAAGGCGGTTACCGAAAAAGCTGAAGAGAAGAAATCGGCGGACGGTCTCCATATTCTCGAGGCTGTCGTTTGCCGGTCTATTGAAAATCGCGCGCCGGTCGGTACATCGAACGCGTTCCCCGCTGATGTTGGACGTCTGTATGTGTTCACCAAGCTAGCCACGACCGAGAGCGACTCGTCCATCATGCATGTCTGGTATTTTGGGAATAAAGAGGTAGGCACGGTTAAGCTTCCGGTTCGCGGACCTCAGTGGCGAACGTACAGCTCGAAAACCGTCAACCCGTCGCAAAAGGGAGAGTGGCGGGTCGAGGTGAAAACAGCCAACGACCATCTGCTCGAGAGCGTGAGCTTCAAAGTCGAGTAA